The DNA sequence GTGAGCTATTGGAATTGGCTGATGTGTTGTTACCCATTACGCCATTTACAGAATCCGTTGGTAGCTTTATCAATGCAGCAGGAACAGTGCAGACCATCCAGCCATCGGTTCGCCCCTTAGCTGACGCAAGACCAGCATGGAAAGTGTTGCGCGCCTTGGGCAGTTTATTGGGTCTGAATGGCTTCTTACTTAATACGCCGGAAGAGGTTTGTGGTGAGGCTTTAGCAAAACCAATAGCCGAGCGCCTTAATAACCGCTTTACTGCAGCCCTCGGCCTGACTCAAGATCAAGCCATTACCGGCCTGGAGCGGGTAACGGACTTACCGATTTATGGTGTCGATGCGATCGTGCGCCGTGCTCCTGCATTGCAATTGACTCGCGATGCAAAAAATGCACATTGCCTGGGCTTAAATGCCAAGACCTTCGCTGAACTGAATTTGAAAGACGGTGATCTTGTCGCTATTACGCAGGGCGGCAATACAGTGCAAATGCCTGCCATGCTGGAAAGTCAGTTGGCGGCCGGATGCGTGCGTCTATCTGCAACCACACCGACTAGCGCAGCGCTCGGTCCGATGTTTGGTGCCGTTACGGTGAGCCGAGTTTAGGAATCGCAATGACAGAGCTACTCAATACCGTGAATGCCTTTGGGTCTGAATTACTCGGATCTTTTTGGCCGCTGGTGTGGACATTACTGAAGATCGTCGCGATCGTCTTGCCGATGTTTGCTGCAGTTGCCTACATGACCCTGTGGGAGCGCAAACTGATTGGTTGGATGCACATTCGCCTTGGCCCGAATCGCACTGGCCCATTGGGTTTACTGCAGCCCATCGCTGATGCGATTAAGTTGCTGCTCAAAGAAATCGTTTCACCGACCCGCTCGAACAAAGTGCTGTTTATTGTTGCGCCAGTAATGGTCATCATGCCCGCATTTGCATCCTGGGCAGTGATTCCGTTTCAGGCTGATTTAGTCCTGGCCGACGTCAATGCCGGCCTCTTGTACATCATTGCGATTTCATCGATCGGTGTATATGGCGTGATCTTGGCTGGCTGGGCATCGAACTCCAAGTACCCGTTCTTGGCAGCGATGCGCGCTTCGGCGCAAATGATTTCCTATGAAATCGCCATGGGCTTTGCGTTGGTCACCGTTCTTATTATTTCAGGCTCACTCAATCTGAGCAAAATCGTGCTGCTGCAAGATACCGGCATCTTTGCTGACATGGGACTTAATTTCCTGTCGTGGAACTGGTTGCCTTTGTTGCCCATGTTCTTGATTTACTTTATCTCCGGTGTTGCCGAAACCAATCGCCATCCCTTTGACGTGGTGGAAGGGGAGTCCGAGATTGTGGCTGGTCACATGGTTGAGTATTCGGGTATGGCATACGCCATGTTCTTCTTGGCGGAATACGCCAACATGATCATGATTGCTGCGCTTACCTCGATTCTGTTCTTGGGTGGTTGGTTACCCATTGTTGATTTGCCCATCTTGCGCGATATCCCTGGATTCTTTTGGCTGTTTGCCAAAACCTTCTTTATTTTGTCCTGCTTTATTTGGCTGCGGGCGACCTTACCCCGTTATCGCTATGACCAAATCATGCGCCTAGGCTGGAAGATTTTTATTCCCTTGGCTGTTTTCTGGGTGGTGTTGGTGGGTGCTTGGGTTGTTTCCCCATGGAATATTTGGAACTAGGTCACGATTATGTTTAAACGGATTAATCAGTTCTTAAGTAGCTTAATGTTGAAAGACATTTTGACCGGGATGGCGATCACCGGAAAATACCTTTTCAAGCCGAAATTTACGGTGCAATATCCTGAAGAGAAGACGCCGCAGTCACCTCGTTTTCGTGGTCTGCATGCATTGCGCCGTTATCCGAATGGGGAAGAGCGTTGCATCGCTTGTAAATTATGCGAGGCTGTTTGCCCAGCCATGGCGATCTCGATTGAATCGGATCAGCGCGACGATGGAACGCGCCGGACTACGCGCTATGACATCGATTTAACCAAGTGTATTTTTTGCGGTTTCTGTGAAGAAGCCTGTCCGGTTGATGCGATTGTCGAAACCAATATTTTTGAGTACTTTGGAGATAAGCGGGGCGATTTGTATTTCACGAAAGATATGTTGCTCGCGGTCGGCGACCAGTATGAAAAAGACATTGCTGCTAACCGCGCCGCTGATGCTCCCTATCGCTAAGTAATTCACTATGACATTCGAACCCGCAACCCTCTTTGCTATTTTCTTTTATGCCTTCGCCGGCATTTTGGTGCTTGCTGCCTTACAGGTGATTACGTCGCGCAATCCGGTGAACTCTGCCTTGTTTCTGATGCTGTCCTTCTTTTGCGCATCCGGATTGTGGATGCTCCTGCGTGCAGAATTTTTAAGTCTCGTACTGATTTTGGTTTACGTTGGCGCAGTCATGGTCTTATTCTTGTTTGTGGTGATGATGCTGGATTTGGATTTGGCGCACCTGCGTCGGGATTTTAAGAAATACTTGCCCGTTGCCTTTTTAATCGGCGCCGTCATTGTGATGGAGCTATCGATCGTATTGATTCGGGGCTTTATTGGCACCACAGTACCTTTGCAGCCAATGATGGAAGAGATGGGCGGCGTATCCAATACCCAAGCCCTTGGGCGCCTGGTGTTTGTTGATTATGTTTACGCCTTTGAAATCGCCGGATTGATTCTCTTGGTTGCAATCATTGCAGCGGTTGCGCTGACCCTGCGCCGCCGTAAAGACTCTAAATCCCAAATCATTGCCGATCAGGTTGCGGTGAACCCAGCAGATCGTATGCGCATGGTGAAGATGGATTCAGAAATGGATGCGAAGCAGGATCAGCGTGGCAAAACGGGCGGAGATCAAAAATGACTGTAACGCTTGCCCATTTCTTAGTCTTAAGCGCCATCCTGTTTGCGATTAGCGTCGTTGGCATTTTCCTAAATCGCCGCAACATCATCATTTTGTTGATGGCAATCGAGCTCATGCTCCTGTCCGTCAATATGAACTTCATTGCCTTCTCCTATTACTTAGGTGACATGGCCGGTCAAGTGTTTGTGTTTTTCATTTTGACCGTAGCGGCTGCTGAGGCCGCAATTGGTCTGGCGATTTTGGTTGCCTTGTTCCGTAAATTCGATTCGATCAATGCTGAAGAGCTTGATCACCTCAAAGGCTAGTTTAAAAAGACCCTGCAATGGAACTGACCCTTACTATTCCCGTACTCTGCGCCATACCCCTTGCGCCATTAATCGGCAGCATGTTGGTGGGATTTTTTGGTACTGGCTTCTTAGGTAAGCAGCTTAGCCGCGGCGCCTGCCAAACCATTGCTATTTTGGGTGTGACGATTGCATTCGTTTTGTCTTGCAATGTGTTGATGCAAGTAATGGACGGTTTTTACTTCAATGGCTCGGTATATCGCTGGATGCAATTGGGCGAGTTTAGCTTTGATATTGGCTTCTTGATTGACCCCCTCAGTGCGGTGATGATGGTGGTGGTGACCTTTGTTTCGTTAATGGTGCACATTTACACTATTGGCTATATGGCAGAGGAGGAGGGCTACAACCGCTTCTTCTCCTATATCTCCTTGTTTACGTTTGCCATGCTCATGCTGGTTATGAGTAATAACTTGCTGCAGCTCTTCTTTGGCTGGGAGGCGGTAGGTGTTGTTTCTTATTTGCTGATTGGCTTTTACTACGAGCGCCAAACAGCCGTCTTTGCCAATATGAAGGCTTTCTTGGTCAACCGTGTGGGTGACTTTGGATTCATTTTGGGCATTGGCTTGCTCTTGGCCGGTACTGGCTCCATGAACTACGATGCGATTTTTGCCCAAAATACGGTCCTCGCTGCGCAGACTCTGCCAGGTACCGATTGGAATCTGGTCACGGTTGCTTGCATTTGCCTCTTTATTGGCGCCATGGGTAAATCAGCCCAGTTTCCCTTGCACGTCTGGCTGCCGGATTCGATGGAAGGCCCAACCCCAATCTCTGCTTTGATTCATGCCGCAACCATGGTGACTGCCGGTATTTTTATGGTGAGCCGGATGTCGCCTCTGTTTGAGTTGTCGGATGTGGCGCTCAGCTTTATCTTGGTGATTGGCTCTATTACCGCTTTATTCATGGGCTTTCTGGGCATCGTGCAAACCGACATCAAGCGGGTGGTTGCGTATTCCACCTTGTCGCAGTTGGGTTTCATGACAATCGCTTTGGGTGTTTCTGCTTATCCGATTGCGATCTTCCATTTAATGACCCATGCCTTCTTTAAGGCGCTCTTGTTCTTAGGGGCGGGTAGTGTGATTTTGGGCATGCACCACGAACAAGACATGCGCAAAATGGGTGGGCTATGGAAGTACATGCCGGTAACCTGCTTAATGATGCTCTTGGGTAGCTTGGCCTTGATCGGTACGCCGTTCTTCTCAGGCTTTTATTCCAAAGATTCGATTATTGAAGCGGTTGCTGCGAGCACGATTCCAGGATCCGGTTTTGCTTTGTTTGCGGTGATGGCCAGCGTCTTTGTTACGGCCCTGTATTCCTTCCGTCTATATTTCTATGTCTTCCATGGCAAAGAGCGCTTTGGCCATGACGACCATGGTCACCACGCACATGATGATCACGGCCATGACGATCATGCGCATCACGGTTTGGCACCAGGCCAAAAACCACACGAATCGCCTTTAGTTGTGACGATTCCACTCATCCTCTTGGCAATCCCTTCGGTCATCATTGGTTTTTACACCATTGACCCCTTGCTCTTCGGTAGCTTCTTTGGCGATTCGATCTTTATTGATATTGCCAAGCATCCCGTCATGAAAGACTTGGCGCAGGCATTCCATGGGCCGGTTGCCATGGCGATGCATGCATTCAGTACACCGGTATTGTTGCTCGTGGTCTTGGGCGTGCTCACTGCTGCGATTGGCTATTTGTGGGTGCCTAGCTTGCCCGCTAAGGTATCGGAAGCCTTGGCTCCGATCAAGAAATTGCTTGATCACAAGTATTACCTCGATGAATTGAATCAAACTGTCTTTGCAAAAGGCATGCTGTGGTTTGGCGGAATTTTTTGGCACCGCGGCGACGAAAAGATCATTGATGGCTTCTTTGTTAATGGTAGCGCCCACATGGTCGGCCGTTTTTCAGGGATTGTGCGACGCCTGCAGTCGGGCTATCTCTACCACTATGCATTTGCCATGATCCTTGGCGTCATTGCGTTGTTGACCTGGGTCTTGTACACCTATATTTATATTGCCTATTAAGTTGAAGCTTTCGTCATGATTCTTTCTTACGCCATCTGGATCCCGATCGTTTTTGGTCTGATCATCTTGATCTACGGATCGGAGCGCCCATCATCTGGAGTGCGCTACTTGGCTCTGTTTGGAGCAGTGCTGGGTTTCATTGCAACCCTGCCTTTGGTCTTGCGGTTTGATGAAACAACAGCAGGGATGCAGTTTGTCGAGAAGTTCAGCTGGATTGAGCGCTATGACATTAACTACCATCTGGGCGTCGACGGAATTTCAGTTTGGTTTGTTGTTTTGACGGCGTTTATTAATATCTTTGTGGTTGTTGCTGCATGGGAAGTCATCACTGAAAAAGTTTCGCAGTACTTAGCATCCTTCATGATTTTGTCGGGCTTGATGATTGGCGTGTTCTCTGCTCTGGATGGCATGCTGTTCTATGTATTCTTTGAGGCGACCTTAATACCGATGTACATCATCATCGGCGTATGGGGTGGTAAGAACCGCATTTATGCCGCGTTTAAGTTCTTCCTCTATACCTTGCTGGGCTCGCTGCTAACCTTGATCGCGATGCTCTACCTGTATAACGCAACCAATACCTTTGATATCCAGACCTGGCATCACGCGCCTCTGGATATTGTTGAGCAAATTCTCATTTTCTTTGCATTCTTTATGGCTTTTGCAGTCAAAGTGCCAATGTGGCCTTTGCATACCTGGTTGCCCGATGTGCACGTTGAAGCGCCGACCGGCGGATCAGTTGTGTTGGCGGCCATTATGCTCAAGCTCGGCGCGTACGGTTTCTTGCGTTTCTCCTTGCCGATTGCGCCGGACGCCAGCATGTACCTCGGCCCCTTTGTGATTTTCCTGTCACTGGTTGCCGTGATCTATGTTGGTCTGGTTGCCCTGGTTCAAAAGGACATGAAAAAACTGGTGGCGTATTCATCTGTGGCGCACATGGGCTTTGTGACCTTAGGCTTTTTCCTCTTTAGTCCGCTTGGCATTGAGGGCGGGATTATTCAGATGATTTCCCACGGCTTTATTTCGGGCGCGATGTTTTTGGCGATTGGGGTTCTCTACGATCGCATGCATACCCGCCAAATTGCGGATTTCGGTGGGGTGATCCACCGCATGCCGAAATTC is a window from the Polynucleobacter difficilis genome containing:
- the nuoH gene encoding NADH-quinone oxidoreductase subunit NuoH; protein product: MTELLNTVNAFGSELLGSFWPLVWTLLKIVAIVLPMFAAVAYMTLWERKLIGWMHIRLGPNRTGPLGLLQPIADAIKLLLKEIVSPTRSNKVLFIVAPVMVIMPAFASWAVIPFQADLVLADVNAGLLYIIAISSIGVYGVILAGWASNSKYPFLAAMRASAQMISYEIAMGFALVTVLIISGSLNLSKIVLLQDTGIFADMGLNFLSWNWLPLLPMFLIYFISGVAETNRHPFDVVEGESEIVAGHMVEYSGMAYAMFFLAEYANMIMIAALTSILFLGGWLPIVDLPILRDIPGFFWLFAKTFFILSCFIWLRATLPRYRYDQIMRLGWKIFIPLAVFWVVLVGAWVVSPWNIWN
- the nuoI gene encoding NADH-quinone oxidoreductase subunit NuoI encodes the protein MFKRINQFLSSLMLKDILTGMAITGKYLFKPKFTVQYPEEKTPQSPRFRGLHALRRYPNGEERCIACKLCEAVCPAMAISIESDQRDDGTRRTTRYDIDLTKCIFCGFCEEACPVDAIVETNIFEYFGDKRGDLYFTKDMLLAVGDQYEKDIAANRAADAPYR
- a CDS encoding NADH-quinone oxidoreductase subunit J, translating into MTFEPATLFAIFFYAFAGILVLAALQVITSRNPVNSALFLMLSFFCASGLWMLLRAEFLSLVLILVYVGAVMVLFLFVVMMLDLDLAHLRRDFKKYLPVAFLIGAVIVMELSIVLIRGFIGTTVPLQPMMEEMGGVSNTQALGRLVFVDYVYAFEIAGLILLVAIIAAVALTLRRRKDSKSQIIADQVAVNPADRMRMVKMDSEMDAKQDQRGKTGGDQK
- the nuoK gene encoding NADH-quinone oxidoreductase subunit NuoK yields the protein MTVTLAHFLVLSAILFAISVVGIFLNRRNIIILLMAIELMLLSVNMNFIAFSYYLGDMAGQVFVFFILTVAAAEAAIGLAILVALFRKFDSINAEELDHLKG
- the nuoL gene encoding NADH-quinone oxidoreductase subunit L, with amino-acid sequence MELTLTIPVLCAIPLAPLIGSMLVGFFGTGFLGKQLSRGACQTIAILGVTIAFVLSCNVLMQVMDGFYFNGSVYRWMQLGEFSFDIGFLIDPLSAVMMVVVTFVSLMVHIYTIGYMAEEEGYNRFFSYISLFTFAMLMLVMSNNLLQLFFGWEAVGVVSYLLIGFYYERQTAVFANMKAFLVNRVGDFGFILGIGLLLAGTGSMNYDAIFAQNTVLAAQTLPGTDWNLVTVACICLFIGAMGKSAQFPLHVWLPDSMEGPTPISALIHAATMVTAGIFMVSRMSPLFELSDVALSFILVIGSITALFMGFLGIVQTDIKRVVAYSTLSQLGFMTIALGVSAYPIAIFHLMTHAFFKALLFLGAGSVILGMHHEQDMRKMGGLWKYMPVTCLMMLLGSLALIGTPFFSGFYSKDSIIEAVAASTIPGSGFALFAVMASVFVTALYSFRLYFYVFHGKERFGHDDHGHHAHDDHGHDDHAHHGLAPGQKPHESPLVVTIPLILLAIPSVIIGFYTIDPLLFGSFFGDSIFIDIAKHPVMKDLAQAFHGPVAMAMHAFSTPVLLLVVLGVLTAAIGYLWVPSLPAKVSEALAPIKKLLDHKYYLDELNQTVFAKGMLWFGGIFWHRGDEKIIDGFFVNGSAHMVGRFSGIVRRLQSGYLYHYAFAMILGVIALLTWVLYTYIYIAY
- a CDS encoding NADH-quinone oxidoreductase subunit M, with product MILSYAIWIPIVFGLIILIYGSERPSSGVRYLALFGAVLGFIATLPLVLRFDETTAGMQFVEKFSWIERYDINYHLGVDGISVWFVVLTAFINIFVVVAAWEVITEKVSQYLASFMILSGLMIGVFSALDGMLFYVFFEATLIPMYIIIGVWGGKNRIYAAFKFFLYTLLGSLLTLIAMLYLYNATNTFDIQTWHHAPLDIVEQILIFFAFFMAFAVKVPMWPLHTWLPDVHVEAPTGGSVVLAAIMLKLGAYGFLRFSLPIAPDASMYLGPFVIFLSLVAVIYVGLVALVQKDMKKLVAYSSVAHMGFVTLGFFLFSPLGIEGGIIQMISHGFISGAMFLAIGVLYDRMHTRQIADFGGVIHRMPKFSVFMVFMAMANCGLPATSGFVGEFMVILAAVDYDFWIGLLAATALLLGAAYSLWMVKRVLFGAIANKEVDALTDINGREFLMMAVLSICVLWMGIYPKPFTDIIHPAVMHLLEHVAISKL